A genomic region of Runella rosea contains the following coding sequences:
- a CDS encoding tetratricopeptide repeat protein produces MKLRKLLFGLLLIFAASEARGQSYVTYYKKGESLSQSKNWTEAIEYLKAALQGSGVDKKSIATRNGVAAYFPNRELGIIYFMQGKKEEAKQLLEKSYRDEPTDRALEFLQKLDPAWMSNHQLANIPQPKPLFEKEKLEKSAESVEGGGSLTFKIPVRNEGEGRFDNGKIRIAAVAPVKGVEFEPLVTVGDVRGGSSRLIQITIRTNQLLTDGKAALTLTLESESGTVWDELPVSFSTFSPPAPQLKLVGLFVVNDAKLVLEKGRRIKSVKLLLKNEGRGMLTKPRITLTLNEQPLLPTTNGLTTILAGETATIPCEFFIPSSFVAATATVGVTVQEGSGTYSFSEKISVSVQEPATPLVHFDKTMTQWEGIREGFITRLSQPTLKYAVMNESDEPSKDLIVKVVQAPNNVGLSVPASKKVAPLESNKTVGDEAKLSVSPKLLKGTLAKFTLRLENPHGKLLDKMDVEVPILVPTKSKVSLPSAEESHNLTVKIGEFLENNFYFNLRSMGSIDEDIETKSNFQKELVRLCFKKGDKVSIGNDIVPGELILSGKFPEAYEAESYLNNLFLWYDNYQIDFQSDNARFSPILFSDKGVPYVDVYVSKTFTGKSKSKDFFGVMVTQENLLQIKIVFDRYRQSNGKWDSRQLSVKGVEKVKIPTTIAVFPTAEEWEKKEANEKNELMTLSSTLNGLVENLKSKLPPTTKRLVAEHFMKKDGKSEEIYTYKIENELTTSLALKKIKLINAEDWDPLKAVPNEEFLMEGTYELGTAGLKLKINVRNFRTYESVGEAEAIINPELLGIATK; encoded by the coding sequence ATGAAATTACGAAAACTTCTTTTTGGATTGCTTTTGATTTTTGCCGCCTCCGAGGCAAGAGGGCAAAGCTACGTGACGTATTACAAAAAAGGAGAAAGCCTGAGCCAATCCAAAAATTGGACCGAAGCCATTGAATATTTGAAGGCTGCGTTGCAAGGTTCTGGAGTCGATAAAAAAAGCATTGCCACGCGCAATGGGGTTGCGGCTTACTTTCCTAATCGGGAGTTGGGTATCATTTATTTTATGCAAGGAAAAAAAGAAGAAGCCAAGCAACTTTTGGAAAAATCGTACCGTGATGAGCCTACGGACCGAGCATTGGAATTTCTTCAAAAATTGGACCCCGCATGGATGTCAAACCACCAATTGGCGAATATTCCGCAACCCAAACCGTTGTTTGAGAAAGAAAAACTGGAGAAAAGCGCTGAATCGGTGGAAGGTGGCGGAAGTTTGACCTTCAAAATACCCGTTCGGAACGAAGGAGAAGGACGATTTGATAACGGAAAGATAAGAATTGCGGCCGTAGCACCCGTCAAAGGTGTTGAATTTGAGCCCTTGGTAACGGTTGGAGATGTGCGAGGAGGAAGCAGTCGACTGATTCAAATAACGATTCGAACCAATCAATTGCTCACCGATGGCAAAGCGGCCTTGACATTGACTTTGGAAAGTGAATCAGGCACGGTTTGGGATGAGCTACCCGTAAGTTTCAGCACGTTCAGTCCGCCAGCACCGCAGCTGAAACTAGTCGGATTGTTTGTGGTCAATGATGCTAAATTGGTGCTAGAAAAAGGCCGCCGCATAAAATCCGTTAAACTTTTGCTCAAAAATGAAGGTCGAGGAATGTTGACAAAACCGCGTATTACGCTCACTTTAAATGAACAGCCTCTTCTGCCTACCACCAACGGATTAACTACGATTTTGGCGGGAGAAACCGCGACAATTCCTTGTGAGTTTTTTATCCCATCAAGTTTTGTCGCCGCCACTGCTACTGTTGGTGTAACCGTACAAGAAGGAAGTGGTACGTACAGTTTTAGCGAAAAAATATCCGTGTCGGTTCAAGAACCTGCGACGCCATTGGTTCATTTCGACAAAACAATGACGCAATGGGAAGGTATCCGTGAAGGGTTTATTACTCGACTTTCACAACCGACGTTGAAATATGCGGTGATGAATGAGTCAGATGAGCCTTCCAAGGATTTGATTGTGAAGGTAGTTCAAGCGCCTAACAATGTAGGTTTATCGGTGCCCGCCTCCAAGAAAGTTGCTCCGTTAGAATCCAATAAAACGGTGGGAGACGAAGCCAAGCTGAGCGTTTCACCCAAATTGTTGAAGGGGACCTTGGCCAAGTTTACCCTACGTTTGGAAAATCCCCATGGTAAATTGTTGGATAAAATGGACGTGGAAGTGCCCATTTTGGTGCCGACTAAGTCAAAGGTATCCCTGCCGAGCGCGGAGGAGTCACATAATCTTACGGTAAAGATTGGAGAGTTTTTAGAAAATAATTTTTACTTTAACCTCCGTTCCATGGGTTCAATCGACGAAGACATTGAAACCAAAAGTAATTTCCAAAAAGAGTTAGTGAGGCTTTGCTTCAAAAAAGGTGATAAAGTAAGTATCGGCAATGACATTGTTCCTGGTGAGTTAATTCTGTCGGGCAAATTTCCTGAGGCTTACGAGGCGGAGAGTTATCTTAATAATTTGTTTTTATGGTATGATAATTATCAGATTGATTTTCAGTCGGATAATGCACGGTTTTCTCCTATTTTGTTCTCAGATAAAGGGGTTCCCTACGTTGATGTTTACGTCTCAAAAACGTTTACTGGAAAGTCTAAAAGCAAGGATTTTTTTGGGGTTATGGTAACGCAGGAAAATCTACTACAAATTAAAATTGTCTTTGACCGCTACCGTCAGTCCAACGGCAAATGGGACAGCCGACAATTGTCGGTGAAAGGAGTAGAGAAGGTGAAAATCCCCACAACAATCGCCGTTTTCCCAACGGCCGAAGAATGGGAGAAAAAAGAAGCGAACGAGAAAAATGAGCTGATGACATTGTCATCAACCTTGAATGGATTGGTTGAAAACCTGAAAAGCAAACTGCCGCCAACTACCAAGCGTCTGGTGGCCGAGCATTTTATGAAAAAGGATGGTAAAAGCGAAGAAATATATACTTATAAGATAGAAAACGAGTTGACGACGTCGTTGGCACTCAAAAAAATAAAATTGATTAATGCCGAAGACTGGGATCCGCTAAAGGCGGTTCCTAACGAAGAGTTTTTGATGGAAGGTACCTACGAATTGGGAACAGCAGGCCTGAAACTCAAAATCAATGTGCGGAATTTCAGAACCTACGAATCAGTAGGCGAGGCGGAAGCAATCATCAACCCCGAGTTGTTGGGCATTGCAACTAAATGA
- a CDS encoding ATP-dependent Clp protease ATP-binding subunit, whose protein sequence is MLSTLTFSNDLKQAVQIAQSVAKENQHATFSPGHLLKGLLHNDVGLSSVLAIWDVDIHYLRDWADIRIEKYPKSARLGDSIRGDAQVQAVFEVSDVIRMKLGEEEVTPLAVLAAIARPGVGFQKDQLKSFPLTETEILGKVMASAGVQSAVNPQNGSSPAKGTPTSVGGNASAQALLKYCFDKTAIAREGKLDPIIGRDKETRMMVEILGRRTKPNVIIVGEPGVGKTALVEGLAQLIVAEQVPGHLQKASLFQLDMGALIAGASYKGEIEDRLKNIIAEVKQHERALLFIDEIHVLMDPQSGAMGLVNLLKPELARGELTVIGATTLDEFRKFMEPDEAFSRRFELVKVEEPDEITAGRMVGKVVSLFEDHHQIKVGEGTINETVRLARRYIKDRRLPDAAIDLIDRTMAAMKLMSETTQREIDFLRTELSSLRESHGSGDPLLYTQELRWFERQLQHRLSPILLGQLEEETELAQMELPEAVADYLTELLIKLETLGGQKKETVEKHDVAAVVAHKTGIPLGKLQSKEREKLLQLDEHLKKRVVGQDHAIKVISDAILENRSGLSRPGQPIGSFFFSGPTGTGKTELAKTMADFLFNDEKALIRFDMSEFKEEHSAAVLYGAPPGYVGYEEGGLLVTKIKQQPFAIVLFDEIEKAHPSVFDLFLQILDEGTLHDRLGREGDFSNAIILFTSNIGADWIVEQFGKGKIPASNDVLDLMTKHFRPEFLGRLTEIIPFSPITENAVINIFNIQLKPLVALLEKQGITLKIEDEARKALALEGFTPKYGARPIRGVIRNRIRRPLSRMIVSGELSKGSSVTLKLNENGEFEWVKEAE, encoded by the coding sequence ATGCTCTCGACATTAACTTTCAGTAATGACCTCAAACAAGCCGTTCAGATTGCCCAGTCGGTAGCCAAAGAAAATCAGCACGCTACTTTTTCGCCGGGGCATTTATTGAAAGGATTGTTGCACAATGATGTAGGTTTGTCCAGCGTCTTAGCCATCTGGGACGTAGATATTCATTATCTGCGCGATTGGGCCGATATTCGAATCGAAAAATATCCTAAGTCGGCGCGGCTGGGTGATTCTATCCGTGGAGATGCGCAAGTGCAAGCAGTGTTTGAAGTTTCGGATGTAATCCGGATGAAATTGGGAGAGGAGGAGGTGACGCCTTTGGCTGTTTTGGCCGCGATTGCGCGGCCCGGAGTGGGTTTTCAAAAAGACCAACTGAAATCCTTTCCGCTCACCGAAACCGAGATTCTGGGAAAAGTCATGGCTTCGGCGGGGGTTCAAAGTGCTGTAAACCCACAAAACGGCTCATCACCTGCCAAAGGCACCCCCACCTCGGTGGGAGGCAACGCCTCCGCGCAGGCATTGTTGAAATACTGCTTCGACAAAACGGCCATTGCCCGCGAAGGCAAACTCGACCCCATCATTGGTCGCGACAAAGAAACCCGCATGATGGTCGAAATCCTAGGCCGACGTACAAAGCCTAACGTTATCATCGTGGGCGAGCCGGGCGTGGGCAAAACCGCCTTGGTCGAAGGGTTAGCCCAGTTGATTGTGGCGGAGCAGGTGCCGGGGCATCTGCAAAAAGCTTCCCTCTTTCAGCTCGATATGGGCGCGCTCATTGCGGGCGCTTCTTACAAAGGGGAAATCGAAGACCGTCTCAAAAATATCATTGCTGAAGTCAAACAGCACGAACGGGCCTTACTTTTTATTGACGAAATTCACGTGCTAATGGATCCCCAAAGCGGAGCCATGGGACTGGTCAATTTGCTCAAACCCGAACTGGCGCGCGGGGAACTGACCGTCATTGGCGCCACAACGCTCGACGAGTTTCGCAAATTCATGGAGCCTGACGAAGCCTTTAGCCGTCGCTTCGAACTCGTCAAAGTCGAAGAACCCGACGAAATCACCGCAGGCCGCATGGTGGGCAAAGTAGTTTCGCTTTTTGAAGACCATCACCAAATCAAAGTGGGTGAGGGAACCATCAACGAAACCGTTCGGCTGGCGCGGCGCTACATCAAAGACCGCCGCCTGCCCGATGCCGCCATTGACCTCATCGACCGCACGATGGCGGCCATGAAACTCATGTCCGAAACCACGCAGCGCGAGATTGACTTTTTACGCACCGAGCTTTCCAGTCTGCGCGAGTCGCATGGGAGCGGCGACCCGCTTTTATACACCCAAGAGCTGCGCTGGTTTGAACGCCAGTTGCAGCACCGACTCAGTCCGATTTTGTTGGGACAGTTGGAAGAAGAAACGGAACTTGCCCAAATGGAATTGCCAGAAGCCGTGGCGGATTACCTGACGGAGCTGCTGATAAAACTAGAAACTTTGGGTGGTCAGAAAAAAGAGACCGTGGAAAAACACGATGTGGCGGCCGTAGTGGCGCACAAAACGGGGATTCCGCTGGGGAAACTGCAATCGAAAGAGCGGGAAAAACTGCTGCAATTGGACGAACACCTCAAAAAACGGGTGGTGGGACAAGACCACGCTATCAAAGTGATTTCGGATGCCATTCTGGAAAACCGCTCGGGGTTGAGTCGTCCGGGACAGCCCATTGGTTCATTTTTCTTTTCGGGCCCCACGGGGACGGGCAAAACAGAGTTGGCCAAAACGATGGCCGATTTTCTGTTCAACGACGAAAAAGCCCTGATTCGTTTCGATATGTCGGAGTTTAAGGAAGAACATTCGGCCGCGGTGTTATACGGTGCGCCTCCGGGCTACGTGGGCTACGAAGAGGGAGGATTGTTGGTGACCAAAATCAAACAACAGCCTTTTGCGATAGTGTTGTTTGACGAAATCGAAAAAGCGCACCCGTCGGTTTTTGACCTGTTTTTACAGATTCTGGACGAAGGTACGCTACACGACCGCTTGGGTCGGGAGGGGGATTTCAGTAATGCCATCATACTGTTTACGTCTAACATTGGTGCAGATTGGATAGTGGAGCAGTTTGGGAAGGGCAAAATTCCTGCCTCCAACGATGTGTTGGATTTGATGACCAAGCACTTCCGCCCCGAGTTTTTGGGCCGCTTAACCGAAATTATTCCGTTTAGTCCGATTACAGAGAATGCAGTAATCAACATCTTTAATATCCAGCTCAAGCCGTTGGTGGCGTTGCTGGAAAAACAGGGGATAACGCTGAAGATTGAAGACGAAGCGCGCAAGGCGTTGGCGTTGGAGGGCTTTACTCCCAAATACGGGGCAAGGCCGATTCGGGGGGTGATTCGTAACCGCATTCGTCGACCGCTGTCGCGGATGATTGTTTCGGGAGAACTCAGCAAGGGAAGCTCAGTAACGCTGAAATTGAACGAAAATGGCGAGTTTGAGTGGGTGAAAGAAGCTGAATAA
- a CDS encoding papain-like cysteine protease family protein, with product MAYTVPNMKLIPQDKGMSCWYASAQMLINWRREMYQMSEMGILDPSEDTGSQSIYALDSGIQNPQIVAMARRLGLVAVPPLSPTEDAIENWLFQYGPLWVNGISHIVVIAGIKAGNVLIYDPSPVNKGSIGWRSLDTWYVGNAVDSRDTANSVQTVFLHCP from the coding sequence ATGGCTTATACTGTTCCAAATATGAAACTAATACCGCAGGACAAAGGAATGTCGTGTTGGTATGCCAGTGCTCAAATGCTGATTAACTGGCGGAGAGAAATGTACCAAATGTCGGAAATGGGGATTCTTGACCCGAGCGAAGATACTGGAAGTCAATCTATTTACGCATTAGATAGTGGGATTCAGAATCCGCAGATTGTTGCGATGGCTAGGCGACTGGGCTTGGTGGCCGTTCCGCCATTGTCGCCCACTGAAGACGCGATAGAAAACTGGTTGTTTCAATACGGGCCATTATGGGTCAATGGTATAAGCCATATTGTGGTCATTGCGGGGATTAAAGCGGGAAACGTATTAATCTATGACCCTTCTCCGGTCAATAAAGGTAGCATTGGCTGGCGAAGCTTGGATACATGGTATGTTGGCAATGCGGTGGATTCCAGAGATACAGCCAATAGCGTTCAAACCGTGTTTTTGCATTGTCCGTAA
- a CDS encoding phage tail sheath C-terminal domain-containing protein: protein MAQEEQLPQSKELFKEKAAPRPLTQIVPQLSKYGGFEFIKTIVDGTENMDPTKKARKAMFLEEEDNKADRKKLKKRLQAVADLLSAHDNVADMIADAEQKAASASETLKSNLLNCLSQTEELERSYRSLALFFENTAEEKVKNLVLFDAGNDMTTDVDGFSNPTGIFEQLAKELRDNYDRFDLTNNYSLVVIPGWLKKNIIVDKWAELAHQNKTMMITDYRHLDSAEDVEAAFDKDKLTGSDAYKSHVMMPCNWVVGREANTDIGEEDHLFVPPSMALAGLLWGGNIAQPSAGLANGKLKMASGTRFTMRKNEVAQLENRGLIPLIYEWGRVVPQSAKTLFDGDNVGLQTYSVVRVFDWIGKIMQDFLNRRTFENIDNKMLEDIKKQISKFLAEIRGPGKIIEDYRNLEVKRHPQKPTHVIVNMDLKPFFPAKVFAINMTGTKGDWDSELKP, encoded by the coding sequence ATGGCACAAGAAGAACAACTACCTCAATCAAAAGAACTTTTCAAAGAGAAGGCCGCGCCCCGTCCGTTGACTCAAATAGTCCCTCAATTGTCAAAATATGGCGGTTTTGAGTTTATTAAAACCATCGTGGACGGTACTGAAAATATGGATCCGACCAAAAAGGCGCGTAAAGCGATGTTTTTGGAGGAAGAAGACAACAAAGCCGATCGCAAAAAACTCAAAAAACGCCTTCAGGCCGTGGCTGATTTGCTCTCAGCGCACGATAATGTGGCGGATATGATAGCTGATGCCGAACAAAAAGCCGCCTCGGCCAGCGAAACGCTTAAATCTAACTTACTCAATTGCCTGAGTCAGACGGAGGAACTGGAGCGCTCTTATCGTTCGTTGGCGTTGTTTTTTGAAAATACCGCCGAAGAAAAAGTGAAAAATCTGGTGCTTTTTGATGCTGGTAACGACATGACGACCGATGTGGACGGTTTTAGTAATCCAACAGGAATTTTTGAGCAACTAGCCAAAGAACTCCGCGACAACTATGACCGCTTCGATTTAACAAATAATTATTCCTTGGTAGTGATACCGGGCTGGTTGAAGAAAAATATCATCGTGGACAAATGGGCCGAACTTGCTCACCAAAACAAAACGATGATGATTACTGATTATCGCCACCTAGACAGTGCTGAAGACGTGGAAGCGGCCTTCGACAAAGATAAACTGACGGGCTCAGATGCGTACAAATCCCACGTAATGATGCCTTGCAACTGGGTGGTGGGCCGTGAAGCCAACACCGATATAGGGGAAGAAGATCACCTCTTTGTTCCTCCTTCAATGGCCTTGGCTGGCTTGCTTTGGGGTGGAAATATTGCCCAACCATCGGCGGGATTGGCCAACGGTAAACTCAAAATGGCCAGTGGAACGCGCTTCACGATGCGCAAAAACGAAGTGGCGCAATTGGAAAACCGAGGCCTGATTCCGTTGATTTATGAGTGGGGCCGTGTAGTGCCGCAGTCGGCCAAAACCCTCTTTGACGGCGACAACGTCGGTTTGCAAACGTACAGTGTGGTACGTGTGTTTGACTGGATTGGCAAAATCATGCAGGATTTTCTGAACCGTCGCACGTTTGAGAATATCGACAACAAGATGTTGGAAGACATCAAAAAGCAGATTTCAAAGTTCTTGGCCGAAATTCGCGGGCCAGGAAAGATCATCGAAGACTACCGCAATCTGGAAGTAAAGCGCCATCCGCAGAAGCCTACGCACGTGATTGTGAACATGGATTTGAAGCCCTTCTTCCCTGCCAAAGTATTTGCTATCAACATGACAGGTACCAAAGGTGATTGGGATTCGGAATTGAAACCGTAA
- a CDS encoding PAAR domain-containing protein, translated as MGKPAAAVGDMHICPMVTPGTPPVPHVGGAILPPGAPTVLIGGKFAATFGNMCVCTGPPDSIVLGSMGVFIGGNPSARIGDTTAHGGNIVLGNFTVLVGDLDVSTLTPANIAFLLAFINRANSVVNCGHIIDQVISMIRTGRGGAAPAGGDGSWTEINSRLGVNIDFNNPTNLNTVFNQVQAGGPGTMQVVGIDYGNGRSHIVVVANVNGQTGVMEGQNWGPGQDRGFITDPAVANARYNPSGTTTYAASPVP; from the coding sequence ATGGGAAAGCCCGCTGCAGCTGTAGGCGACATGCACATTTGTCCGATGGTAACGCCCGGTACACCGCCTGTCCCTCACGTAGGAGGGGCGATTTTACCACCTGGAGCGCCGACGGTTTTGATCGGGGGAAAGTTTGCGGCTACTTTTGGTAATATGTGTGTATGCACTGGCCCACCTGACAGTATAGTTCTAGGCTCTATGGGGGTGTTTATTGGTGGCAATCCCTCGGCCAGAATAGGTGACACAACCGCCCACGGTGGAAATATTGTGTTAGGTAATTTTACAGTACTGGTAGGCGATTTAGATGTCTCTACTTTAACTCCTGCTAATATTGCTTTTCTGTTAGCATTCATCAATCGTGCTAATTCAGTTGTCAACTGTGGACACATTATTGACCAAGTCATTAGTATGATACGTACAGGCAGAGGGGGAGCCGCCCCAGCTGGAGGAGATGGGTCGTGGACAGAAATTAATAGTCGTTTGGGGGTTAATATTGACTTTAACAACCCTACCAACTTGAATACGGTCTTCAACCAAGTACAAGCTGGCGGACCAGGTACGATGCAAGTTGTTGGCATTGATTATGGAAACGGAAGATCACACATAGTAGTGGTAGCAAACGTAAACGGTCAGACGGGAGTGATGGAAGGACAAAATTGGGGGCCAGGGCAAGACCGAGGATTTATTACTGATCCTGCCGTAGCCAATGCCCGCTACAATCCCAGCGGAACTACTACTTATGCCGCGAGTCCAGTACCATAA
- a CDS encoding YrhB domain-containing protein, whose protein sequence is MKRYWLYLMLIAVCQTYCVGQKKQQKLSKNKMVDYYQARTIALEKMATFSPAIDVVLWEEQTITKPYGWIFMFTTEKYIETRNPNDTRPGTPAIIVEYQTGLATETPSSVPLETFLKEFEKKFQPKY, encoded by the coding sequence ATGAAACGATATTGGTTGTATCTGATGCTCATTGCAGTTTGTCAAACGTATTGTGTTGGGCAAAAAAAACAACAAAAATTATCCAAAAATAAAATGGTTGACTACTATCAAGCACGGACGATTGCACTCGAAAAAATGGCTACATTTTCTCCCGCAATAGATGTAGTACTATGGGAAGAACAAACCATCACAAAACCCTATGGATGGATATTTATGTTCACTACTGAAAAATACATTGAAACCCGCAATCCAAATGATACTCGGCCTGGCACTCCCGCTATCATCGTAGAATACCAAACAGGACTGGCCACTGAAACACCTTCCTCCGTACCCCTAGAAACATTTCTGAAAGAATTTGAGAAGAAGTTTCAGCCAAAATATTAG
- the tssD gene encoding type VI secretion system tube protein TssD: MAHKATIKIDGTEFEVLHCSYSFHQHVNPHTNETTSEVFGGNIDVTIETRNANAKIIELMTLQHKDDIDGEIKFVNQKGEELRTIKFNDASVVNFSETFNLAGAGTGTQTFTICSRDLDVNGQKLKLKRE; encoded by the coding sequence ATGGCACACAAGGCAACCATCAAAATCGACGGCACTGAATTCGAAGTACTACATTGCTCATACTCGTTTCACCAACACGTAAATCCTCATACCAACGAAACTACTTCAGAAGTATTTGGTGGCAACATCGACGTAACCATCGAAACTCGTAACGCAAACGCGAAAATCATTGAGTTGATGACCCTCCAACACAAAGATGATATCGACGGCGAAATTAAATTTGTGAACCAGAAAGGCGAAGAACTACGAACCATTAAATTCAACGATGCCTCGGTAGTCAACTTCAGCGAAACATTCAACTTGGCAGGAGCGGGGACAGGAACCCAAACTTTTACCATCTGCTCACGGGACTTGGACGTCAACGGACAAAAGTTAAAATTGAAGAGAGAGTAG
- a CDS encoding type VI secretion system Vgr family protein, producing the protein MALTNTFTASTEITINGETIRRVNHLRIGQRFESHHDFEISVSPDMLANRFIKLKELAEKFVGKTAAITLRQGRLGVTEQTQIFSGIVTSIRLVKGQSQSSTYLISGLSPTIQLAAGVTTRSFTDKTLMDIVTQVLSPFSFAASMAPANSTPIPYVTQYEEDNFHFLQRLAEEFGEWMFYDGRTLIFGKNIRETSPTVALTHGTNLFDMEYGLRVTPLNFKASYFNYEAFDLFKADSASEQVEGLSSFPQMAFDRSKEVFADDLMNINFTDHVSESSLKTAVKLKRSEQANKLAVFTGRSPEMEMKIGGLVNITEPVFIDGIRTDTIDYGTFVVTRLNHFVDARGVYQANFEAVPQDSTFPPVDYRIVMPVARPHIAQVRDTNDPLKLGRIKVQFGWQPQGDTTPFIRVASMMTGRSKGYFIPEVSDMVMVDFEFGNPDLPYVSGSLYANDGGTRMPGDELFKADNHIKGIITRGGNHIIIDDSEGKENIKIFNKENKNEIELSLDGGSHINIKSKGSVNISAGSINLNASKINIKASEDLVLHGEDNIKGTSKDKIDIQAKSYKLKSDTDVDIEGMNVNIKATANAKVEAGAQLELKGGPMATMKAGIIQIN; encoded by the coding sequence ATGGCTCTCACCAATACTTTTACTGCCAGCACTGAAATCACCATTAACGGTGAAACCATTCGGCGTGTCAATCACCTGCGGATTGGTCAGCGGTTTGAAAGTCACCACGATTTCGAAATCAGCGTATCGCCAGATATGCTCGCCAATCGATTCATAAAACTGAAAGAACTGGCAGAAAAATTTGTTGGGAAAACAGCCGCCATTACCCTGCGTCAGGGTCGGTTAGGGGTAACTGAACAAACACAGATTTTTTCGGGAATTGTCACGTCGATACGGCTGGTCAAGGGACAAAGTCAATCGAGCACGTACCTGATTTCGGGATTAAGCCCAACCATCCAATTAGCGGCGGGTGTCACAACGCGCAGTTTTACTGACAAAACGCTGATGGATATTGTTACGCAGGTTCTTTCTCCTTTTTCTTTTGCCGCAAGTATGGCCCCTGCCAACAGCACGCCTATTCCTTACGTGACGCAGTATGAGGAAGATAACTTCCATTTTTTGCAACGCTTGGCCGAAGAGTTCGGCGAATGGATGTTTTATGATGGGAGAACGTTGATTTTTGGTAAAAATATCCGAGAAACCTCCCCCACGGTAGCTTTGACCCACGGAACCAATCTATTTGATATGGAATACGGACTGCGGGTAACACCCCTCAATTTTAAGGCTTCGTATTTTAATTATGAGGCGTTTGATTTATTTAAAGCAGATTCGGCAAGTGAACAGGTGGAAGGGTTGAGTTCTTTCCCCCAAATGGCATTTGACCGCTCCAAAGAAGTTTTTGCCGATGATTTGATGAATATCAACTTCACGGACCATGTCAGTGAAAGTAGTCTTAAAACGGCGGTGAAACTCAAGAGAAGCGAGCAGGCCAATAAATTGGCCGTGTTTACGGGACGTAGCCCCGAAATGGAGATGAAAATAGGCGGCTTGGTGAATATCACTGAGCCAGTGTTTATAGATGGAATACGTACAGATACCATTGATTACGGCACGTTTGTAGTGACCCGATTGAATCATTTTGTCGATGCTCGTGGCGTATATCAAGCTAATTTTGAGGCTGTTCCGCAGGATAGTACTTTTCCGCCCGTTGATTATCGCATTGTAATGCCAGTGGCCAGGCCACACATCGCGCAGGTGAGGGATACAAATGATCCGTTGAAATTGGGTCGGATTAAAGTGCAGTTTGGCTGGCAGCCGCAGGGTGATACAACGCCGTTTATTCGGGTAGCGAGCATGATGACGGGTCGCTCAAAAGGGTATTTTATCCCCGAGGTTAGCGATATGGTGATGGTAGACTTTGAGTTTGGGAATCCTGATTTACCTTACGTAAGCGGCAGTTTGTACGCCAACGACGGAGGCACTCGAATGCCCGGCGATGAATTATTTAAAGCAGATAATCACATCAAAGGAATCATTACCCGGGGCGGTAATCACATTATTATTGACGATAGCGAGGGGAAGGAAAACATTAAAATTTTTAACAAAGAAAATAAAAATGAGATTGAACTATCACTGGATGGCGGGTCTCACATAAATATCAAAAGTAAAGGTTCGGTGAATATTAGCGCGGGTAGTATCAATCTCAATGCTTCAAAAATTAATATCAAAGCGTCGGAAGATTTGGTGTTACACGGAGAAGACAATATCAAAGGGACGTCAAAAGATAAGATTGATATTCAAGCCAAGAGCTATAAACTAAAATCTGACACGGATGTGGATATTGAAGGAATGAACGTAAATATCAAAGCAACGGCCAATGCTAAAGTAGAAGCTGGAGCACAATTGGAGCTAAAAGGTGGGCCGATGGCCACCATGAAAGCGGGCATTATTCAAATCAATTGA
- a CDS encoding GPW/gp25 family protein: MPDEYYPVPPSFGSLMKRQFTEKISVEDSIAQNISLYLASKPKEFHFDHNYGCIIHGYDFRQLRDTPSKDQIKRSVEEYLKKFEPRITIIKVDIEITDVEEKVEGGSPRICRYIQIIISSTLVQTQERLKDMKFRLVRYS; encoded by the coding sequence ATGCCCGACGAGTATTATCCCGTACCGCCTTCTTTTGGCTCCTTAATGAAGCGCCAATTCACCGAAAAAATCTCGGTGGAGGATTCTATTGCCCAAAATATATCGCTTTATCTGGCGTCCAAACCCAAGGAGTTTCATTTTGACCATAATTACGGATGCATCATTCACGGGTATGATTTTCGGCAATTGAGAGATACTCCGAGCAAGGACCAAATCAAACGGTCGGTGGAAGAATACCTGAAAAAATTTGAACCGAGAATTACAATTATTAAAGTTGATATTGAAATTACGGATGTAGAAGAAAAAGTAGAGGGTGGAAGCCCGCGTATTTGTCGCTACATCCAAATCATTATTTCAAGTACCCTCGTTCAGACCCAAGAACGCTTGAAAGACATGAAGTTTCGATTAGTGAGGTATTCTTAA